A single window of Anaerolineae bacterium DNA harbors:
- a CDS encoding carbohydrate kinase family protein yields the protein MAATREFDVVVAGEINVDLILTGETVRPEFGREKLVADATLTMGSSSVIFACGAARLGLRVAFVGKVGKDAFGDFMLRGMQERGVDIQAVYRVDEPKTGITVSLSEPRDRAMLTYAGAIAELRADEVLDQHLSSARHLHVSSAFLQRRLLPDLEGLFARAHRLGCTTSLDTGWDPEEQWDGAVTRALAGADVFMPNEEEAPRIAGTDSPEEALAVLAERVPLVAIKLGRRGAIAATGNERAACESYPVRVVDTTGAGDSFNAGLVYGFLHHWSLQRSLQLGCACGALSARAAGGTAAQPTLEEALTLIGQASASANLARATETEEPRGGDRAE from the coding sequence ATGGCCGCAACGCGCGAGTTCGATGTAGTTGTGGCGGGTGAGATCAACGTGGACCTCATCCTGACGGGGGAAACGGTTCGCCCGGAGTTCGGTCGAGAGAAGCTAGTAGCCGACGCCACCCTGACCATGGGTTCCTCTTCCGTCATCTTCGCCTGCGGCGCCGCCCGGTTGGGTCTGAGAGTGGCGTTCGTGGGTAAGGTGGGGAAGGATGCTTTCGGCGACTTCATGCTCCGGGGGATGCAGGAGCGCGGAGTGGACATCCAAGCCGTCTACCGGGTGGATGAGCCCAAGACGGGCATCACTGTGAGCCTCTCCGAGCCCCGAGACCGGGCCATGCTCACCTACGCCGGTGCCATCGCTGAGCTGCGCGCCGACGAGGTGCTCGACCAGCACCTGAGCTCGGCCCGTCACCTGCACGTTAGCTCTGCCTTCCTGCAGAGACGGCTCTTGCCAGACCTGGAAGGCCTCTTCGCCCGGGCCCACCGTCTAGGCTGCACTACCTCCCTCGATACAGGGTGGGACCCAGAGGAGCAGTGGGACGGTGCCGTCACCCGGGCCTTAGCGGGGGCGGACGTCTTCATGCCCAATGAGGAGGAGGCGCCCCGCATAGCCGGCACGGACAGCCCAGAGGAGGCGCTGGCGGTGCTCGCTGAGCGAGTGCCCCTAGTGGCAATCAAGCTGGGGAGGCGGGGGGCCATCGCCGCCACTGGCAATGAGCGCGCTGCTTGTGAGTCCTATCCGGTCCGCGTGGTGGATACCACTGGAGCAGGAGACTCATTCAACGCTGGCCTGGTGTACGGCTTCCTGCACCACTGGAGTCTGCAGCGGAGCCTGCAACTTGGTTGCGCCTGCGGCGCCCTATCGGCCCGGGCCGCCGGTGGCACGGCGGCACAGCCAACTCTGGAGGAGGCATTGACACTGATCGGCCAGGCGAGCGCTTCGGCCAATCTCGCCCGTGCCACTGAAACGGAAGAGCCGAGAGGAGGGGACCGTGCTGAGTGA
- a CDS encoding creatininase family protein has protein sequence MLSEPDRETRLEYLRPDEILAERNHRPLVFLPTGCIEWHGPHLPLGVDVILAHEVAVRLARKVGGVVHPCIFCGTERERRPEMLRDIGFQGDEWVVGMDFPANALPSPYYPEEIFALMVREALSRLVELGYRLIAIVNGHGAENQIATLHRLAALFSARTEARVEVLLPFPEEQDETGTPTTAAGHADIYETSAMLALHPTRVDLDRLPALDYPLRNVDWAVVDGPTFSGRPTPQHTVRTESDPRYATSEAGSIFLEEIVSELAERVRESLRQIRIEGARNG, from the coding sequence GTGCTGAGTGAGCCCGATCGGGAGACGCGACTTGAGTACCTGAGGCCGGACGAGATCCTGGCAGAGCGTAACCATCGCCCCCTGGTGTTCCTCCCCACCGGCTGTATCGAGTGGCACGGGCCCCACCTACCCCTCGGGGTAGACGTCATTCTAGCCCACGAGGTGGCAGTTCGGCTGGCTCGGAAAGTGGGCGGGGTGGTACACCCCTGCATCTTCTGTGGCACGGAGCGAGAGCGGCGTCCCGAGATGCTGCGCGACATCGGCTTCCAGGGCGATGAGTGGGTGGTGGGCATGGACTTCCCCGCCAATGCGCTCCCCAGTCCCTACTACCCGGAGGAGATCTTCGCCCTGATGGTGCGAGAGGCGCTGTCCCGCCTGGTGGAGCTGGGCTACCGCCTGATCGCCATCGTCAACGGGCACGGGGCCGAGAACCAGATCGCTACCCTACACCGCCTGGCAGCGCTCTTCAGCGCCAGGACCGAGGCCCGAGTGGAGGTGCTCCTGCCCTTCCCAGAAGAGCAGGACGAGACGGGTACCCCGACCACCGCCGCCGGTCACGCCGATATCTACGAGACCTCGGCCATGCTGGCTCTGCACCCAACCCGGGTGGACCTGGATCGCCTACCGGCGTTGGATTATCCCCTGCGCAACGTGGACTGGGCGGTGGTGGACGGTCCCACCTTCTCCGGCCGGCCCACCCCCCAGCACACGGTGCGCACCGAGTCCGACCCTCGCTACGCCACTTCCGAGGCGGGCTCCATCTTTCTGGAAGAGATCGTATCCGAGCTGGCCGAACGGGTGCGGGAGAGCTTACGGCAGATCAGGATCGAGGGAGCGAGGAACGGTTGA
- a CDS encoding PIN domain-containing protein, which produces MSYTNAARGFQFVDTNVLVYAHDPTAGAKYERARQLVSGLWEAREGCLSVQVLQEFYVTATRRTARLLSPTDAAKVVSSLSFWRVHRPSASHVLAAIDLSQQYCISFWDAMIIVSAARLRCSTLWTEDLNHGQTYDGVRVLNPFATPAA; this is translated from the coding sequence ATGAGCTACACGAACGCCGCTAGAGGCTTTCAGTTCGTAGATACTAACGTCCTGGTCTACGCACATGACCCGACTGCTGGGGCCAAGTACGAACGGGCTCGGCAACTGGTCAGTGGCCTCTGGGAAGCCAGGGAGGGTTGCTTGAGCGTGCAGGTGCTGCAGGAGTTCTACGTTACCGCAACGCGTAGGACCGCGCGATTGCTCTCTCCCACGGATGCGGCCAAGGTGGTCTCGTCTCTGTCCTTCTGGCGGGTCCACAGGCCCAGTGCCAGTCACGTCTTGGCCGCCATTGACCTGAGCCAGCAGTACTGCATCTCCTTCTGGGACGCCATGATCATCGTGAGCGCCGCCCGCCTACGCTGTAGCACTCTCTGGACCGAGGACCTCAATCACGGGCAGACCTACGACGGCGTGAGGGTTCTCAATCCCTTCGCCACGCCCGCGGCCTGA
- a CDS encoding ribbon-helix-helix protein, CopG family: MEKQNVTVSVPKDVLRKAKLLAERRRMSLSALIARFLEQLVEDDEEYERARQQHMELMERGFDLGTYGKPPASRDELHERR, from the coding sequence GTGGAGAAGCAGAACGTTACCGTCTCCGTTCCCAAGGACGTCCTGCGGAAAGCGAAGCTGCTCGCGGAACGACGCCGAATGTCGCTCTCAGCCCTGATAGCCCGCTTTCTGGAGCAGTTGGTCGAGGACGACGAGGAATACGAGCGTGCCCGGCAGCAGCATATGGAACTGATGGAGAGAGGTTTCGACCTCGGCACCTACGGAAAGCCTCCTGCATCTAGGGATGAGCTACACGAACGCCGCTAG
- a CDS encoding CoA transferase produces MTSSRGPLTDLLVLDVTRVLAGPFAGMLLADLGAQVIKVEMPGRGDDARAFGPFRDGVSAYFASVNRGKRSLSLNLKTSEGKAIFMRLAEKADILLENYRPGVMERLGLDYQSLRPINPRLIYATVSGFGHTGPYSRRPAYDAVVQAMGGIMSITGEEGGPPARVGVSIADLTAALCAVIGVLGALHHRERTGQGQMVDIAMLDCLVAILENALARYFVSGEVPGRLGTRHPSITPFQAFDTADGQVVLAIGNDQLWERFCRVVGSDGLCQDPRFRTNDLRTCNHAELEPLVAEIVRRHPTAWWLENMEREGIPCGPINTVADLATDPQVLAREMIQTVMDPEVGPMSMAGVPIKLSHTPGAIAGPAPRLGQHTEEVLRELLGIPSQEVARLRERGVV; encoded by the coding sequence TTGACCTCGTCCCGCGGTCCGCTCACGGACCTGCTCGTCCTGGACGTCACCCGCGTGCTAGCCGGTCCCTTCGCCGGCATGCTTCTGGCCGACCTGGGCGCCCAAGTCATCAAGGTGGAGATGCCCGGCCGGGGAGACGACGCCCGCGCTTTCGGTCCCTTCCGCGATGGGGTGAGCGCCTATTTTGCCAGCGTGAACCGAGGCAAGCGCAGCCTGAGTCTGAACCTGAAGACCTCGGAGGGCAAGGCCATCTTCATGCGGCTCGCCGAGAAGGCCGACATTCTCCTCGAGAACTACCGGCCCGGGGTGATGGAGCGGCTAGGGCTGGACTACCAATCCTTGCGCCCCATCAACCCTCGGCTCATCTACGCTACCGTCTCCGGGTTTGGGCACACCGGCCCCTACTCCCGTCGCCCGGCCTACGACGCCGTGGTCCAGGCCATGGGCGGCATCATGAGCATCACCGGCGAAGAAGGCGGCCCACCGGCCCGAGTAGGCGTCTCCATCGCCGATCTGACGGCGGCGCTCTGCGCCGTCATCGGAGTGCTGGGAGCGCTCCACCACCGAGAACGCACCGGCCAAGGACAGATGGTAGACATCGCCATGCTCGATTGCCTGGTGGCTATCCTGGAGAACGCTCTGGCCCGCTACTTCGTCAGCGGCGAGGTGCCGGGGCGGCTGGGCACCCGACACCCCAGCATCACGCCCTTCCAAGCCTTCGATACCGCCGACGGGCAGGTAGTTCTGGCCATCGGCAACGATCAGCTCTGGGAACGTTTCTGCCGGGTCGTAGGAAGCGATGGGCTGTGCCAGGACCCGCGATTCCGCACCAACGATCTCCGCACCTGCAACCACGCCGAGCTCGAGCCCTTGGTGGCCGAGATAGTCCGTCGCCATCCTACTGCCTGGTGGCTGGAGAACATGGAGCGCGAAGGCATCCCTTGCGGGCCCATAAACACCGTGGCCGACTTGGCCACTGATCCGCAAGTGTTGGCGCGAGAGATGATCCAGACGGTGATGGATCCAGAGGTTGGGCCTATGAGCATGGCGGGCGTGCCCATCAAGCTCTCGCATACTCCGGGGGCCATAGCCGGCCCAGCTCCGAGGCTGGGGCAGCACACGGAGGAAGTGTTACGGGAGTTGCTGGGGATTCCTTCTCAGGAAGTAGCGCGCCTGCGGGAGAGGGGTGTGGTCTAG